The window CAATCGAATCCTCCACCCCAAAAAACCCTCGAGGCAACAACCTCCTCATCATCCTGATCGGGTTTTAGTCTGCAACAATATTGCTAACGCTATAGAATAATTCTAAAAAGATGCTTTTCTTATCCTTCACATAAATCATACACATGGCATTTCTACTTGTTTTTGACGTCTTTTTTGTTCGGTGTAAAGGGGACCAAAATTAATTAAAAGTAGAGTAAAACAAATTTAAACTACAAATAAAATAATTGAATTTAAGACAGCCTCAAAACAAAATTTCAACCGAGTCTACATCCACATGAATGAAAAGGGaccatattttacaaaaatataaatgtCACATTAACCCACTCTTGACCAGTTGGCACACTTGTTCATGAACACAAGAAAGAGGTGCAACCCAGAAGGCCAGAATTTCAGGATCATTCTAATATCAGTTACAATTGTAGGTAGACATATATTGCACACTTCAAGGCCCTTAAATTTTGTCAAAATGATGACATTGAATTGAaattaaagtttgaatctttatccaCCTATATTCATGTAGTCATTTCCCATATACCATCACTGGTAAACATTTTTCTTTTTAACCAAAAAAAGATAAAACATTTCCAAATTTGTTGACAACCCAAAAGATTCAAGGGGTTTTGCTTCATCacccaattagggtttcataggtaatcaaagtttgaatctttattaatGTTTGTTTTCAAGAAAAGTTTGAATTACATGGGTTTCTTCATATTTCAATAACATTGATGTCTTGTCCAATCTTTTCACAAAAAAAAGCAATCAAATTTACTATTTTTGAAGCGGATGTGTCTAATTGATTGAAATCATGTCAACTCAATTTGGGACATTGGGATTTGACAGAAACTATTTTGTGGTTGTTGTATTTTACTGAAATTATATACCTTTAGGATTGATTTTGATTTCAAGAATTTTGTAGAATCTATAACTTTACATGCTATTCACTAATTGTGCTCTGTTTTATTGTCCATATGAACATATTTCTTTTTGTGTGGAAGAAAATGAAAAGTTTTTTTAAGTCCGAATTGTACTTAATACTATTATAACTTAATAATTGAATCGTGACAATAAAATTCAGAAGGCAGAGTTAAGATAAAATGAAGTTTATGAAGCTTGGTTCTAAGCCTGATACTTTCTACAGCTCAAATGGTGTAAGGTAAGCAAAATTAAAAGTCATATTTactcctttattttattttattctaattttaaaataaaattcaAAATATTGGTCTGTTTTTAGTTTTGTGTTTTAATCATTGATCATTGGTAttggtatataatatatatatatatatatatatatatatatatatatatatatatatatatatatatatatatatatatatatatatatatatatatataggggctaaCAGCAATTAGCATGGTTTGATTATAGGTCAATTTCTTCAGAGGTTAAGACTGATTTAGTAATCCAAGTGAATGAAACAAGATATTTGCTTCACAAGGTGATGTTTTTTTCCATTAAATTCAACACCTTTATGTTTTTTGTTAATAATTATCAAATTTTTTTGCTTAATCACATAAAAGGGTTACTGAATTTGTGTGCTTTTTGGCGAATATCATGATTCTTGATACTCTTTATTTTCCATCTTCAGTTTCCACTTCTTTCAAAATGCTTGAAGTTGCAAACACTCTGTTCCGAAAACTCCGAACCCTCTCAAATTCAAATAATCGAACTTCATGATATCCCGGGTGGCAACGATGCATTTGAATTATGCGCAAAGTTCTGCTACGGAATCACAATCACCATTAGTGCATATAATATCGTATCTGCTCGATGTGCAGCAAGATACCTTCAAATGACTGAAGacgttgaaaagggcaatttggtccACAAACTTAAAGTTTTCTTCAATTCTTGCATCCTTAAAGGCTGGAAAGATTGCATTGTAACTCTTCAAACGACGAAACCTTTCCATTTATGGTCTGAAGAAATGGGAATTACGAGCCGTTGTATCGAATCAGTGGTTTCAAAAGTCGTTTCTAACCCTTTGAAGGCGAGCATATCGAATAACGGGGTTAAAGAAGATGATTATGGTGCCAAAAAGTGGTGGGGTGATGATATTTCAGAGTTAAGGATTGATCTTTATTGGAGAACAATGGCAGCCCTTAAATCGGGAGGTAAAGTTCCACCTAATCTAATTGGTGATTGTTTGAAAATTTACACATCCAAATGGCTACCGAAAATTTCAAGAGATCTTGAAAACGGGTCGGGTTTGAATGGTGAAATGGAGGCTTCAAGTTCAAATAGCAGATTCCTTTTGGAATCGATAATTACTTTACTACCAATTGAAACACATGGGGTTTCTTGTAGCTTTTTACTTAAACTGTTAAAAGCAGCCAATATACTTCAAGCTTCAGTGTCTTCAAGAATGGAATTGGCTAGAAAGGTTGCACTTCAATTGGAAGAAGCTAAAGTTTGTGATTTAATGATTCCGTCGATGTTAAATGATAGTAATACAATATATGATATTGACATATTCTTGAACATTTTGGAGCAATTCATGttacaaagtcaaagtcaacagatAAGTCCTGGAAGAAAACTACATCTTGAGGAAAATGGCGATTGTGATTCGTTGTCAAAGTTAAAGGGCTCTGTGATCAAAGTTGCAAAACTTGTAGATGGATATCTACAGGGAATTGCAAGAGATGTGAATGTGCCACTGTCAAAGTTCATTACTTTGACTGAAACTGTTCCTGATTTCGCGAGGC of the Rutidosis leptorrhynchoides isolate AG116_Rl617_1_P2 chromosome 5, CSIRO_AGI_Rlap_v1, whole genome shotgun sequence genome contains:
- the LOC139848355 gene encoding BTB/POZ domain-containing protein At1g67900-like gives rise to the protein MKFMKLGSKPDTFYSSNGVRSISSEVKTDLVIQVNETRYLLHKFPLLSKCLKLQTLCSENSEPSQIQIIELHDIPGGNDAFELCAKFCYGITITISAYNIVSARCAARYLQMTEDVEKGNLVHKLKVFFNSCILKGWKDCIVTLQTTKPFHLWSEEMGITSRCIESVVSKVVSNPLKASISNNGVKEDDYGAKKWWGDDISELRIDLYWRTMAALKSGGKVPPNLIGDCLKIYTSKWLPKISRDLENGSGLNGEMEASSSNSRFLLESIITLLPIETHGVSCSFLLKLLKAANILQASVSSRMELARKVALQLEEAKVCDLMIPSMLNDSNTIYDIDIFLNILEQFMLQSQSQQISPGRKLHLEENGDCDSLSKLKGSVIKVAKLVDGYLQGIARDVNVPLSKFITLTETVPDFARLNHDDLYKAIDIYLKSHPDLKKSERKDLCRTLDCKRLSLETCMHAAQNELLPLRVVVQVLFCEQARAAMAGGQLTGLPSHIKALLADGGTTSSTIASTPQPDDQFVKSRNTRLADDDHDDDDDDDDSDDGSMKVKQNCLILTRPKKTTFGKLLFMDRDRVENVKQV